A single Halarcobacter anaerophilus DNA region contains:
- a CDS encoding Calx-beta domain-containing protein, which yields MAAIAGSVKSLSNGIFHVKDENGNIKVLQVGDTIYEKDTIYGDDSNTASSNIEIELSGNDVIVLSEGQKQLIDSSLIEKAFGTEELYFTREGLNLNPDEYRAQEDVVSDLRDAKFKDENSKAIDENAKDDNQDSNKDVTKQETAEGEEEVEDETVAEAQFQARDGDQTNVESDLRDATFRARTQNYIDRDLFKSESDDRLSFDNGSSLDSFNSTTPVTPTTPPRASSSTRPEAPENEDTPETNIDSSTPPPTIIAQLSINDTTAYESEGYLVFTVTLDTEVNTDVTFSYVTSQLTATSGLDYTDQSGTITIPQGSTSVTIRVPITDDYLSDSGETMKITVSNVVGNAEITKPVGIGTILDNSDSSNPANEPNGYEDTDTVYAIIEGPASVNEGDTTTEYTVKLVDKDGNLVIVTEDTEVVVKYTNTTTQDGDTQYNNNEEITVTITAGNSSSSFTVDTISDANKEDDEIYNLEITDVENTGEFENVKIGDTEGNHKDVDTTIYDTTSSNPETGDETVKIVLVAVTSATTTIADITNSDGTLKIDNTNSTPESGKLYYMAVAVDSEGKPLTTQDGTVDITYGITSDTLDKDATSGTDYDNTTVTNVNIGEVFEVLTNDDYLAEGDENFTVTISNQSGTSYESPSIDTSNDTVTSTITDNPANDTTKDPQETPSEPSDPDNPTSGNSYGDEDTLYVKITQNDSVYEGNTLTHTVTLVDKDGNPVTVAAGETITITLSYSNDTSENADYSGSTKVTQVTITEGNSTVDVENLAIDDFVVEGNENYTLTITDVSQSNDTYENVAIDTDNNSVTGEIKDGVSLGVPNNAAVDEDDFDITVVNNKITDTQLLNVVSPNEDNSYKLLFVDNVVSKDPDTNTSITLTSNGQNITFNYSTEGKIIATRTGDNKVVFEITLNKNTAGGSNDSYTYTQYENIDHPDTNSDDNVVLTFEYKIEDQGETSDSQSFTVTVNDSMPSSDSQNVTLNEDNSKLIVISDESFLNGEISISNDGGSNYETLNTTTNQTIDIFDNLTDKVKVGTLTNNGDGTLTFTPEPNYSGATAGFSYGVSDNDGDSASSSVTITVNPIADKPDMNGANTGLNESTILTTPQVLEDNNNASAEESTTDYTAEIGLILPQISDNSDYTTDAANDDQPEKLGLITLSSSTGSTIIANGVEYDLSAGSIQIYITNDPDNYHYSGIDTTGVVQLTQAQFEAIFVVFEKDDATNPLFTVSVDEYEVNDDDTIDTSVTKATNSQDYEVDILAVTDPVTLEWNSNTDSSSNDLGSYTSDTFTFDAVDEGYGTIDLKSLLTNTNGLETDSDGDLDGSEKRSYIITGIPEGTIVTLGGKSVAADSTGTVTIDFPDNTEDDPAFTMTIAEQFSGTISGTITLNVTDTDDDSTGTISTESATVSFTMTVNPVADQVTLKVAQAQGLEDAGRTNSNDENVDADVIDAPEDGIELYINVISDDNKDIEGAETTDEKEEYNVTISGIPDGGSLYVYDNSSSNWKLVTVSSDGTTVTIDGVTATSSGDITVDASADGTYSVTINDYQNDNLPKFIPPYNSDENYTFDISAVSFDAPDTSIAQTLQIDVTVDAVADIPVNDNLATTTATDDNSQSNSFNLVSTEDTTINLKNIFSTPAILDSNDLSTEDDSETLTFKVTGLAEGFSISGATFIGGTGTDRIWLVDKTALNNNEVTLSTPTNYAGEVDFKVQFVTTEDAGDSKTHDVKDVSIMITPVAEGIIASSDTQNEDEEKVLNFGFSTPDTDGETAGIESLESFSIDMSTVPAGVTLVGSVSGTLSGSGYVSLNITNGVPETVTAILSEDSDIDYSFNISYSYKDVAIDNEGNTYTDTKTVTNQLYSVTVNAITDDINLDLSTTIGTNNSVDGSGNITVSGNGTFTKTLLVTGIDSDGRGNADIDGSEEFTRVTVSGVPEGITVVGGIYAGDTGGGNYSGYWYVDVPNEALDNDGATYDLVFNVDGSFSAEQINVPYNITVTAYNQEKNNDVEQSDSQSFTLTIDQLITGPGPGVPATITAFYQDIDQDNLFGASNIDSSDHGYEVSTTTNTTITDSDAYEGSVVREDTQFKLSDVIHVETDVGTATSQAFSITLKNIPEGVEVDGMTLNAEGFYTISGSGDQLAIVGILQSILITPVVNANTDANDISNTTLNFDIELTTYANGGASNSALINFSASVLPVTDEMTLTVVNDGQTNEDVAQSLSITLDNDADGVNTQIIDGKVYLKLTESYSDSQGTDGTSGTLSYNGSIITATAVSGVTGLTNGDYYVIENVEYNDTLDLTYTPASNRDGNITVDVYVNNKESENWTSYDTDIITTHKTISFTVDEVADGFTLNSGATISGTEDELVMLDITLTSADSSESLSSVSVSGLPDGFLIYYGELNNGSDKVLANNLGVSGTTTIQLTYGVDETVDVNRWNIPLNAGQLPSYIWVQTPENWSGVIPDLSIIAVDENGNIYPETIASGTISPVVDSLTLNATQTFGKEGEDTLLNLNANVEDLDGSETVTLTLHGFGDGDANFKASGEAISSNYDLGTDTYTIEGISVDDINALTVTYQSLSSTSISVTAKMIESDGNESSIVNDSFNISIAQSVPSGGDDTLLLKDGISFDGLDGIDTLVLNGKTLDASLVSNIEILDLDAGDNSLALSLDDVLDMTDSNNEIKIVGDSNDSFSLDKSGWTQGSVVDNGDNTTYQYSDGTNTVKLTVDENINTSGL from the coding sequence ATGGCAGCTATTGCAGGAAGTGTAAAAAGTTTATCAAACGGAATATTTCATGTTAAAGATGAAAATGGAAATATAAAGGTTTTACAAGTAGGTGATACTATTTATGAAAAAGATACAATATACGGAGATGACTCAAACACAGCTTCATCAAATATAGAGATTGAACTTTCAGGAAATGATGTAATCGTTTTAAGTGAAGGTCAAAAACAATTAATTGATTCATCCTTGATTGAAAAAGCATTTGGAACAGAAGAGTTGTATTTTACAAGGGAAGGTTTAAATCTAAACCCTGATGAATACAGAGCTCAAGAAGATGTTGTAAGTGATTTAAGAGATGCAAAATTCAAAGATGAAAACTCAAAAGCTATAGATGAAAATGCAAAAGACGATAACCAAGACTCTAATAAAGATGTAACTAAACAAGAGACAGCCGAAGGGGAAGAAGAAGTTGAAGATGAAACTGTAGCTGAAGCTCAGTTTCAAGCAAGAGACGGTGATCAAACAAATGTAGAAAGTGATTTAAGGGATGCAACTTTTAGAGCTAGAACACAAAACTATATAGATAGAGATTTATTTAAAAGTGAGTCTGATGATAGATTAAGTTTTGATAATGGAAGTTCTTTAGACTCTTTTAACTCTACAACTCCTGTAACTCCAACTACTCCACCAAGAGCCTCTTCTTCTACTAGACCTGAAGCCCCTGAAAATGAAGATACTCCTGAAACAAATATTGACTCTTCTACACCACCTCCTACAATAATTGCCCAATTAAGTATTAATGATACAACAGCTTATGAGAGTGAAGGTTATTTAGTTTTTACCGTAACTTTAGATACGGAAGTAAATACAGATGTTACATTCTCTTATGTTACTTCACAACTTACTGCAACTTCAGGGCTTGATTACACAGATCAAAGCGGAACAATTACCATCCCTCAAGGAAGTACAAGCGTAACTATAAGAGTTCCAATAACAGATGACTATTTATCTGACAGCGGTGAAACAATGAAAATTACAGTTTCAAATGTTGTAGGTAATGCAGAGATTACTAAACCAGTAGGTATAGGAACAATTCTTGATAATAGTGACTCTTCAAATCCTGCTAATGAACCAAACGGTTATGAAGATACAGATACCGTATATGCCATTATTGAAGGTCCTGCTAGTGTAAATGAAGGTGATACAACTACAGAGTATACAGTTAAATTAGTTGATAAAGACGGCAATCTTGTAATTGTAACAGAAGATACTGAAGTAGTAGTAAAATATACAAATACAACAACACAAGATGGTGACACCCAATATAATAACAATGAAGAGATTACGGTAACAATAACAGCAGGAAATTCATCAAGTAGTTTCACAGTAGATACTATTTCTGACGCTAATAAAGAAGATGATGAAATCTACAATTTAGAAATTACAGATGTGGAAAATACAGGTGAGTTTGAAAATGTAAAAATTGGTGATACAGAGGGTAATCATAAAGATGTTGATACTACAATTTATGATACCACAAGCTCAAATCCTGAAACAGGTGATGAGACGGTAAAAATTGTACTTGTTGCGGTAACTTCAGCAACAACTACAATAGCAGATATAACAAATTCAGACGGTACTTTAAAGATAGATAATACTAATTCTACTCCTGAAAGCGGAAAACTTTATTATATGGCAGTTGCAGTAGATAGTGAGGGTAAACCTTTGACTACCCAAGATGGAACTGTCGATATTACTTACGGCATCACAAGTGATACTTTAGATAAAGATGCAACATCGGGAACTGATTATGATAATACAACTGTTACAAATGTAAATATAGGAGAAGTATTTGAAGTCTTGACAAATGATGATTATCTAGCAGAGGGTGATGAAAACTTTACCGTAACAATATCAAATCAGTCAGGTACTTCTTATGAATCACCGTCAATTGATACATCAAATGATACTGTAACTTCAACTATTACCGATAATCCAGCAAATGATACGACAAAAGATCCTCAAGAGACTCCAAGTGAGCCTAGCGATCCTGATAATCCAACTAGCGGTAATAGTTATGGAGATGAAGATACACTATATGTAAAAATTACGCAAAACGACTCTGTATATGAAGGAAACACTTTAACTCATACTGTTACTTTAGTAGATAAAGACGGAAATCCTGTTACGGTTGCAGCAGGAGAGACTATTACTATTACTCTATCTTACAGCAATGATACAAGTGAAAATGCTGATTATAGCGGTAGTACAAAAGTAACCCAAGTAACTATCACAGAAGGAAACTCTACTGTTGATGTGGAAAATCTTGCAATAGATGATTTTGTCGTAGAGGGAAATGAAAATTATACTTTAACCATAACAGATGTATCTCAATCAAATGATACTTATGAAAATGTGGCTATTGATACAGATAACAATAGCGTAACAGGTGAGATAAAAGATGGTGTAAGTTTGGGAGTTCCTAACAATGCGGCGGTAGATGAAGATGATTTTGATATTACAGTTGTTAATAATAAAATTACTGATACACAGTTACTTAATGTTGTTTCTCCAAATGAAGATAATAGTTACAAACTGCTTTTTGTAGATAATGTTGTAAGCAAAGACCCGGATACAAACACTTCTATTACTTTAACATCAAATGGTCAAAATATAACTTTTAATTACTCAACAGAGGGAAAAATTATTGCAACAAGAACAGGGGATAATAAAGTTGTATTCGAGATAACACTTAATAAAAACACAGCAGGTGGATCAAATGATAGTTATACATATACACAATATGAAAATATAGATCATCCCGATACCAATAGTGATGATAATGTTGTACTTACTTTTGAATATAAAATTGAAGACCAAGGAGAAACAAGTGATTCTCAAAGCTTTACTGTAACAGTAAATGATTCAATGCCATCGTCTGATAGTCAAAATGTAACATTAAATGAAGATAATTCTAAGTTGATTGTAATTAGTGATGAATCATTTTTAAACGGGGAGATAAGTATTAGCAATGATGGTGGTTCTAATTATGAAACATTAAATACAACGACAAATCAAACAATAGATATTTTTGATAACTTAACTGATAAAGTAAAAGTCGGTACATTAACAAATAACGGTGACGGTACATTAACTTTTACGCCGGAGCCTAATTACAGTGGTGCAACGGCAGGTTTTTCTTACGGTGTAAGTGACAATGACGGAGATAGTGCAAGTTCAAGCGTAACTATAACTGTAAATCCAATTGCGGATAAACCTGATATGAATGGGGCAAATACCGGCTTAAATGAGAGTACGATTTTAACTACTCCACAAGTTTTAGAAGATAATAATAATGCCAGTGCTGAAGAGAGTACAACAGATTATACTGCTGAAATTGGATTAATTTTACCTCAAATTAGTGATAACAGCGATTATACAACAGATGCAGCTAATGATGACCAACCTGAAAAATTAGGTCTTATTACCCTAAGCAGTTCTACTGGTAGCACTATTATTGCAAATGGTGTAGAGTATGATTTAAGTGCAGGCTCAATTCAAATTTATATTACAAATGACCCTGATAATTACCATTATAGCGGTATTGATACAACAGGTGTTGTTCAACTTACCCAAGCTCAATTTGAGGCAATATTTGTAGTCTTTGAAAAAGATGATGCAACTAATCCTTTATTTACCGTTTCAGTGGATGAATATGAGGTAAATGACGATGATACTATTGATACTTCCGTAACAAAAGCAACTAATTCACAAGATTATGAAGTAGATATTTTAGCCGTAACTGACCCTGTTACATTAGAATGGAATAGTAATACTGATTCAAGTTCAAATGATTTAGGTAGTTATACTAGCGATACTTTTACTTTTGATGCTGTTGATGAAGGGTATGGAACTATTGATTTAAAATCTCTTCTTACGAATACAAATGGATTAGAAACTGACAGTGACGGAGATTTAGACGGTAGTGAAAAAAGAAGTTATATAATTACAGGTATTCCTGAAGGTACTATTGTAACTTTAGGAGGGAAAAGTGTAGCAGCTGATTCTACAGGAACCGTAACTATTGATTTTCCTGATAATACAGAAGATGATCCAGCGTTTACTATGACTATAGCTGAACAGTTTAGTGGAACTATAAGTGGAACTATTACACTAAATGTAACAGATACGGATGATGACTCAACAGGAACAATAAGTACTGAAAGTGCAACTGTTAGTTTTACTATGACAGTAAATCCCGTAGCAGATCAAGTAACACTTAAAGTAGCCCAAGCTCAAGGCTTAGAAGATGCAGGAAGAACTAACAGTAACGATGAAAATGTTGATGCAGATGTTATAGATGCTCCAGAAGATGGTATTGAACTATATATCAATGTAATCTCTGATGATAATAAAGATATAGAGGGAGCAGAAACAACAGATGAAAAAGAGGAGTATAACGTAACTATCAGTGGTATTCCCGATGGTGGTTCTTTATATGTTTATGATAATAGCAGTTCAAACTGGAAATTAGTTACTGTTTCTAGTGACGGGACAACAGTAACTATTGATGGAGTTACTGCAACAAGTTCGGGTGATATTACAGTAGATGCATCGGCAGACGGTACATACTCAGTAACCATAAACGACTATCAAAATGATAATTTACCTAAATTTATTCCTCCTTATAATAGTGATGAAAATTATACTTTTGATATAAGTGCAGTATCTTTTGATGCTCCTGACACATCAATTGCTCAAACACTTCAAATTGATGTAACAGTCGACGCAGTTGCAGATATACCTGTAAATGATAATTTAGCAACTACAACTGCTACAGATGATAATAGTCAGTCAAACAGTTTTAATCTTGTATCAACTGAAGATACAACTATAAATCTAAAAAATATTTTTAGTACACCTGCTATTTTAGATTCAAATGACCTATCAACAGAAGACGATTCTGAAACATTAACTTTTAAAGTTACAGGATTAGCAGAAGGCTTTAGTATCAGTGGAGCTACATTTATAGGAGGTACAGGTACAGATAGAATTTGGCTTGTAGATAAAACAGCACTTAACAATAATGAAGTTACTCTTTCTACACCTACAAATTATGCAGGTGAAGTTGATTTTAAAGTGCAGTTTGTAACAACAGAAGATGCAGGAGATAGTAAAACACATGATGTAAAAGATGTTAGTATTATGATAACACCTGTCGCAGAAGGTATTATTGCATCTAGTGATACTCAAAATGAAGATGAAGAAAAAGTGCTTAATTTTGGATTTAGTACGCCGGATACAGATGGTGAAACGGCAGGTATAGAGAGTTTAGAAAGTTTTAGTATTGATATGAGTACAGTTCCTGCAGGTGTAACTTTAGTGGGGTCTGTTAGCGGTACATTAAGCGGTAGTGGATATGTATCTCTTAATATTACAAACGGTGTACCTGAAACAGTAACAGCAATTTTAAGTGAAGATAGTGATATAGATTATAGTTTTAATATCTCTTACTCATACAAAGATGTCGCAATTGATAATGAAGGAAATACTTATACTGATACAAAAACCGTAACAAATCAACTTTACAGTGTAACGGTTAATGCTATTACCGATGATATTAATTTGGATCTGAGTACAACTATTGGAACAAACAATAGTGTTGACGGTTCAGGAAATATTACTGTATCAGGAAACGGTACTTTTACAAAAACATTATTAGTAACAGGAATTGATAGTGACGGAAGAGGTAATGCCGATATAGATGGTTCAGAAGAGTTTACAAGAGTAACAGTTTCAGGTGTTCCTGAAGGTATTACTGTTGTAGGTGGAATTTATGCAGGAGATACAGGTGGCGGAAACTATTCTGGATATTGGTATGTAGATGTTCCAAATGAAGCTTTAGATAATGACGGGGCAACATATGATTTGGTATTTAATGTCGACGGAAGTTTTTCGGCAGAACAGATAAATGTACCGTATAATATAACAGTTACGGCATATAATCAAGAAAAAAACAATGATGTTGAACAATCGGATTCACAAAGTTTTACGTTAACAATAGATCAATTAATAACAGGACCAGGACCTGGAGTTCCTGCAACTATAACAGCATTTTACCAAGACATTGACCAAGATAATCTCTTTGGTGCAAGTAATATAGACTCTTCTGATCACGGTTATGAAGTAAGTACAACAACAAATACGACTATAACTGATAGTGATGCTTATGAAGGAAGTGTAGTAAGAGAAGATACTCAATTTAAACTAAGTGATGTAATTCATGTTGAAACAGATGTCGGAACTGCAACAAGCCAAGCATTTTCTATTACTCTTAAAAATATTCCTGAAGGTGTTGAGGTAGATGGAATGACCCTTAATGCTGAAGGTTTTTATACAATAAGCGGTTCAGGAGACCAACTAGCAATAGTGGGTATATTACAATCTATTTTAATTACTCCTGTTGTTAATGCAAATACCGATGCAAATGATATTAGTAATACTACTCTAAATTTTGATATTGAGCTTACTACTTATGCAAACGGTGGAGCGTCAAATTCTGCACTTATTAATTTTAGTGCTTCTGTTCTTCCTGTAACAGATGAAATGACTTTAACTGTGGTTAATGACGGACAAACAAATGAAGATGTGGCTCAATCATTAAGTATAACTTTAGATAATGATGCCGATGGAGTAAATACACAAATTATTGATGGAAAAGTCTATTTAAAACTTACAGAGTCATATTCAGATTCACAAGGAACTGATGGAACTAGCGGAACACTCTCTTATAACGGAAGTATAATAACAGCTACAGCCGTAAGCGGTGTTACAGGACTTACTAATGGAGATTATTATGTAATAGAAAATGTAGAGTACAATGACACTTTAGATCTTACATATACGCCGGCTTCAAATAGAGACGGTAATATTACGGTTGATGTTTATGTAAATAATAAAGAGAGTGAAAACTGGACCTCTTATGATACAGATATAATAACTACCCATAAAACAATCTCTTTTACGGTAGATGAAGTTGCAGACGGGTTTACTTTAAACAGCGGTGCAACAATAAGTGGAACTGAAGATGAATTGGTAATGTTAGATATTACTCTTACAAGTGCTGACTCTTCTGAATCTCTATCTTCTGTATCTGTTTCAGGATTACCTGACGGATTCTTAATCTATTATGGAGAGTTAAATAACGGTAGTGATAAAGTTTTGGCAAACAATCTAGGAGTTAGTGGTACTACAACAATTCAGTTAACATACGGTGTTGATGAAACAGTAGATGTGAATAGATGGAATATCCCTTTAAATGCGGGGCAACTTCCTTCTTATATTTGGGTACAAACTCCTGAAAACTGGAGTGGAGTGATTCCTGATTTATCAATAATTGCAGTTGATGAAAATGGAAATATTTATCCTGAAACAATAGCTTCAGGAACTATTTCCCCTGTTGTAGATAGTTTAACTCTAAATGCAACACAAACCTTTGGAAAAGAGGGTGAAGATACGCTTCTTAACCTAAATGCAAATGTGGAAGACCTTGACGGCAGTGAAACTGTTACTCTTACTTTACATGGATTCGGTGACGGTGATGCAAACTTTAAAGCAAGTGGTGAAGCAATTTCAAGTAATTATGATTTAGGAACAGATACTTATACTATTGAAGGTATTAGTGTAGATGATATAAATGCTTTAACTGTAACTTATCAATCATTAAGTAGCACATCTATTAGTGTAACTGCTAAGATGATTGAAAGTGACGGAAATGAGTCAAGTATTGTAAACGATTCATTTAATATCTCAATTGCCCAATCAGTTCCTTCAGGAGGAGATGATACTTTATTATTAAAAGACGGTATCTCTTTTGACGGATTAGATGGAATTGACACTTTAGTTTTAAACGGTAAAACATTAGATGCAAGTTTAGTTTCAAATATAGAGATTTTAGATTTAGATGCGGGTGATAACAGCCTAGCTTTAAGTCTTGATGATGTTTTGGATATGACAGATTCTAATAATGAGATAAAAATAGTCGGAGATAGTAATGATAGTTTCTCTCTTGATAAATCAGGTTGGACACAAGGAAGTGTCGTAGACAACGGAGATAATACGACATATCAATATAGTGATGGAACAAACACCGTAAAATTGACAGTTGATGAAAATATTAATACGAGTGGTTTATAA
- a CDS encoding transglutaminase-like cysteine peptidase, with amino-acid sequence MKVFIIILFLIFSNLSADFSSESLIKKVEKKYNRFAKNRFIALNKMIKIASKKDELGKLEKVNDFFNNVPYAEDRDIYGVSDYWANPYEFLGKDRGDCEDYVIAKYFVLKYLGVSTKKMFLSYVKREDSKSAHMVLLYFNTPSSEPLVLDSIVKKIFPASKRMDLKPIYNFNPDILKNGKKTSAHRKWDRLLKNFMENKI; translated from the coding sequence ATGAAAGTTTTTATAATCATCTTATTTTTAATCTTTTCAAATTTATCTGCTGATTTTAGTAGTGAAAGCCTAATAAAAAAAGTGGAGAAAAAATATAATCGTTTTGCAAAAAACAGATTTATTGCATTAAACAAGATGATAAAGATTGCATCAAAAAAAGATGAATTGGGGAAATTGGAAAAAGTGAATGATTTTTTCAATAATGTCCCTTATGCAGAGGACAGAGATATTTACGGTGTAAGTGATTATTGGGCAAACCCCTATGAATTTTTAGGAAAAGACAGAGGCGATTGCGAAGATTATGTCATAGCTAAATATTTTGTTTTAAAATATTTGGGAGTCTCTACTAAAAAAATGTTTTTAAGTTACGTAAAACGTGAGGATTCTAAGAGTGCTCATATGGTTCTATTATACTTTAATACACCGTCTTCGGAACCTTTGGTCTTAGACAGCATTGTTAAAAAAATATTTCCGGCTTCAAAAAGGATGGATTTAAAACCTATATACAACTTTAACCCTGATATTTTAAAAAATGGGAAGAAAACATCTGCTCATAGAAAATGGGACAGATTATTAAAAAATTTTATGGAGAATAAGATATGA